Proteins encoded within one genomic window of Empedobacter falsenii:
- a CDS encoding TetR/AcrR family transcriptional regulator codes for MNLKARSDSVQNKVKIVKTALNLFMEKGIDIPLTEIAKESDVSRMTFYRHFPDREALVSAVFHYNLDQLDLYAKALQENKNGFYLLLKKVLIQRVEYHNFLPYINGQEQTLTSSRLFEIFEKPIQLAKNSNLLRDDFCCEKDLLILISMVGGAVAYVQMSGQSAIERTLELLMNGIKVVTKE; via the coding sequence ATGAATTTGAAAGCTAGATCCGATTCTGTTCAAAATAAAGTAAAAATTGTAAAAACTGCTTTGAATCTATTCATGGAGAAAGGAATAGATATTCCATTGACTGAAATTGCCAAAGAATCTGATGTTTCCAGAATGACTTTTTATCGTCATTTTCCGGATCGGGAAGCTCTTGTGTCGGCAGTATTTCATTACAATCTAGATCAACTTGATTTATACGCTAAAGCATTGCAAGAAAACAAAAATGGATTCTATCTGTTGTTAAAAAAGGTATTGATACAACGGGTGGAATATCATAACTTTTTACCTTATATCAACGGACAGGAACAAACCTTGACTTCTTCCAGATTGTTTGAGATTTTCGAAAAACCAATTCAACTCGCAAAAAATAGCAACTTATTACGAGATGACTTTTGTTGTGAAAAAGATTTACTGATATTAATATCAATGGTAGGTGGCGCAGTTGCATATGTTCAGATGTCTGGTCAATCTGCCATTGAGCGAACATTAGAATTGCTTATGAACGGAATTAAAGTAGTTACAAAAGAGTAA
- a CDS encoding 3-ketosteroid-delta-1-dehydrogenase, which produces MSKKEIIPGPTATDITVDLVVVGSGTGMAAALAAHELGLKVLVIEKTALVGGSTARSGGAFWIPANPVLKQDGSDDTLKDGETYLTNLVGDNAPKSRWENFLQNGSAAVEMLERTTPMKFFWAKGYSDYFPEVVGGKVLGRTCECRPFNMNLLGKDTARFRPGQLEAPVPVPVTGYDYKWLNLMTKTPFKSIPIMLKRGIQGIGGLLIGKRLVGGGQALASGMFAGLLRSGVPVWTNTSITELLFDGDKVTGIKAVQNGKLVQINAKKGVVLAGGGFDHNMLMRHQYQSPSLKNVSLGSEGNTGDTILLGEKIGAEITNMTSTWWFPAIAPLTEEGEPQVLLAERSLPGSFLVNYTGKRFINEAVDYMSFGQIVLEQEKYGTPIKDMWLIFDQNYRNSYLLAGTLFPGMKIPQEWFDAKIAFTAENASELAQKVGLPVEAFTETFGRFNTIAATGKDTDFGKGNSAYDRYYGDPTQMPNNCLRPLSGKLYAVKIVLSDLGTCGGMMTNEHGQVLKTNQAAFQGLYALGNNASNIFGNKYPGAGGTIGQGLVFGYIIAHHAAKK; this is translated from the coding sequence ATGAGCAAGAAAGAAATAATCCCGGGGCCAACAGCCACAGATATTACCGTAGATTTGGTAGTTGTAGGTTCGGGAACCGGTATGGCAGCTGCACTAGCAGCCCATGAATTAGGATTAAAAGTATTAGTTATCGAAAAAACAGCTTTGGTTGGTGGCTCTACTGCACGCTCCGGTGGTGCATTTTGGATACCGGCAAATCCTGTTTTGAAACAAGATGGTTCCGATGATACATTGAAAGATGGAGAAACATATTTAACGAATTTAGTTGGAGATAATGCTCCTAAATCCCGTTGGGAAAACTTCTTGCAAAATGGTTCAGCAGCAGTAGAAATGTTGGAGAGAACCACGCCTATGAAATTCTTTTGGGCAAAAGGATATTCAGATTATTTTCCAGAAGTTGTAGGTGGTAAAGTCTTAGGAAGAACCTGCGAATGTCGTCCTTTCAATATGAACTTATTAGGAAAAGACACAGCAAGGTTTCGCCCCGGTCAACTTGAGGCACCTGTACCAGTTCCAGTGACAGGTTACGATTACAAATGGCTCAACTTAATGACAAAAACACCATTTAAGTCTATACCGATTATGCTGAAAAGAGGAATTCAGGGAATTGGCGGATTGTTGATTGGAAAACGATTAGTTGGTGGTGGTCAGGCACTGGCTTCAGGGATGTTTGCTGGTTTGCTTCGGTCAGGTGTACCGGTTTGGACCAATACTTCAATTACAGAATTATTGTTTGATGGTGATAAAGTAACTGGAATAAAAGCGGTTCAAAACGGAAAATTGGTTCAGATAAATGCGAAGAAAGGTGTGGTTTTGGCAGGAGGCGGATTTGATCATAATATGCTAATGCGCCACCAATACCAATCTCCCTCTTTAAAAAATGTAAGTTTAGGTAGCGAAGGCAATACAGGTGATACCATTCTGTTAGGAGAAAAGATTGGAGCAGAAATTACCAATATGACTTCAACATGGTGGTTTCCTGCTATAGCTCCATTAACAGAAGAAGGCGAACCACAAGTATTATTGGCAGAGCGTTCGCTTCCGGGATCATTTTTGGTAAACTATACGGGAAAAAGGTTTATAAACGAAGCGGTGGATTATATGAGTTTTGGACAAATCGTTTTAGAACAGGAAAAGTATGGAACGCCTATAAAAGATATGTGGTTGATTTTTGATCAGAACTACAGAAATAGTTATCTGCTTGCCGGCACACTTTTTCCGGGAATGAAAATTCCACAAGAGTGGTTTGATGCAAAAATTGCTTTTACGGCTGAAAATGCATCTGAACTGGCTCAAAAAGTGGGATTACCTGTCGAAGCGTTTACGGAAACATTTGGCAGGTTCAACACCATTGCAGCTACAGGAAAAGATACCGATTTTGGAAAAGGCAACAGCGCTTACGACCGTTATTATGGAGATCCAACACAAATGCCTAATAATTGTCTTCGACCGCTTTCTGGAAAATTATATGCGGTAAAAATCGTTTTATCAGACTTGGGAACATGCGGTGGAATGATGACAAACGAACATGGACAAGTATTGAAAACCAATCAGGCCGCTTTCCAGGGCTTGTACGCTTTGGGAAATAATGCCTCAAATATTTTTGGAAATAAATATCCCGGAGCTGGCGGAACCATCGGGCAGGGATTGGTATTTGGTTATATTATAGCACATCACGCAGCAAAAAAATAA
- a CDS encoding SDR family NAD(P)-dependent oxidoreductase, with protein sequence MRLNNKVAIITGAASGMGEAMAYSFAKEGAKVVATDIQKDKLETIVQKIKSDGGDAIALVHNVSKREDWFEKVLPETISVFGKLDILINNAGISVAVPFEDQTEDTWKKAYDININSVMLGMQAALPHLKERGGSIVNISSIAALTGMSGPGVYTASKGGVSAITRAAAVDFGPFGIRVNAINPGYILTPMSEAFLNSPDYQAYFLGIIPMKKLGMAEDISNAALFLASDEAKYITGVNLPVDGGTTVK encoded by the coding sequence ATGAGACTAAATAATAAGGTAGCAATAATAACTGGGGCAGCTTCCGGAATGGGGGAAGCTATGGCTTATTCTTTTGCCAAAGAAGGAGCAAAAGTAGTAGCGACCGATATTCAAAAAGATAAATTAGAAACTATTGTACAAAAAATCAAATCAGATGGTGGTGATGCCATTGCTCTAGTACATAACGTATCAAAACGGGAAGACTGGTTTGAAAAAGTACTTCCAGAAACAATCAGCGTTTTTGGAAAACTGGATATTTTAATCAATAATGCTGGGATTTCAGTGGCAGTTCCTTTTGAAGATCAAACCGAAGACACCTGGAAAAAAGCATATGACATCAACATAAACAGCGTGATGCTGGGAATGCAGGCCGCACTACCACACCTGAAAGAAAGAGGTGGGAGTATCGTGAATATTTCTTCGATTGCCGCTTTAACTGGAATGTCAGGCCCCGGAGTTTATACGGCTTCCAAAGGAGGGGTTTCAGCCATTACCAGAGCGGCTGCAGTAGATTTCGGACCTTTTGGAATTAGGGTAAATGCCATTAATCCGGGCTATATCTTAACACCTATGAGCGAGGCATTTTTGAATAGTCCAGACTATCAAGCCTATTTTCTAGGAATTATTCCTATGAAAAAATTGGGAATGGCTGAAGATATTTCGAATGCCGCATTATTCTTGGCATCAGATGAAGCAAAATACATTACAGGGGTAAATTTACCCGTAGATGGTGGAACAACAGTCAAATAA
- a CDS encoding cation diffusion facilitator family transporter, which produces MGQEHNHSHSANKKTLTISLVIITAYMAVEVVGGFLTNSLALLADAGHMLSDAISLFIALMAFKFSSKIADYAKTYGYKRFEILAAVINGATLILISGYIIYEAVERFQSPPEIQSSGMLIVAFIGLLVNILVAWIMMRGADVKENLNMRGAYLHVISDMLGSVGAIIAALLIMFFGWGWADPLASIIVSVLVLRSGYLVTKSSVHVLMEGTPDNIEIEKVTEEILKTEGVQAIHDLHIWTITSGLNALTCHAVVDEQMTIGQSETLLRKIEHELEHLGINHVTIQLETPQHQHDNSILCNVKAVPSAHDHQH; this is translated from the coding sequence ATGGGACAAGAGCATAATCACTCGCATAGCGCAAACAAAAAGACACTAACCATTAGTTTGGTGATTATTACAGCTTATATGGCTGTAGAAGTTGTGGGAGGATTTTTGACAAATAGTCTTGCTTTATTAGCGGATGCTGGACACATGTTAAGTGATGCCATTTCACTATTCATTGCATTAATGGCTTTTAAATTCAGTAGCAAAATAGCCGATTATGCTAAAACCTATGGATATAAACGCTTTGAAATATTGGCAGCCGTTATCAACGGTGCAACACTAATATTGATTTCTGGATATATTATCTATGAGGCTGTTGAACGTTTTCAGAGTCCGCCAGAAATCCAGTCTAGCGGAATGTTGATTGTAGCATTTATAGGATTACTGGTTAATATCTTAGTGGCCTGGATAATGATGCGTGGAGCGGATGTAAAAGAAAACCTCAATATGCGTGGTGCCTATCTGCATGTCATCAGTGATATGCTAGGATCTGTAGGGGCAATTATCGCAGCCTTACTTATTATGTTTTTCGGATGGGGTTGGGCAGATCCTTTAGCAAGTATTATCGTCTCTGTCTTGGTTTTAAGAAGTGGATATCTGGTTACCAAATCATCTGTTCATGTATTGATGGAAGGGACACCCGATAATATCGAAATTGAGAAGGTAACAGAAGAAATCTTAAAAACCGAGGGTGTCCAAGCTATTCACGATTTGCATATTTGGACAATTACAAGTGGGTTAAATGCGCTTACTTGTCACGCTGTGGTAGATGAACAAATGACAATAGGTCAAAGTGAGACACTTCTTCGGAAAATAGAACATGAATTGGAACATTTAGGTATTAATCACGTAACTATTCAATTAGAGACACCCCAACATCAACATGATAATTCAATATTATGTAATGTAAAAGCTGTTCCTTCAGCACATGACCATCAGCATTAA
- a CDS encoding helix-turn-helix domain-containing protein yields MLHQLKLGDCSDVITKVHRVADQIIQTQLDTGSSAPFAIQITSELNTDYQELNNLFLLKCDVSLEIIFTKRIIEKVKELLVYTEQTITQIAKSLGYKKASELTEQLKTYTGLTSAHFKQIRKNKLAIIRRQQEK; encoded by the coding sequence ATGTTACATCAATTAAAATTAGGTGACTGTTCGGATGTAATAACGAAAGTACACCGGGTAGCAGATCAGATTATTCAGACCCAATTGGATACAGGTTCATCTGCTCCGTTTGCGATTCAGATAACAAGCGAACTCAATACGGATTATCAAGAACTGAACAATCTGTTTCTTTTAAAATGTGATGTCAGCCTTGAAATTATATTTACAAAGCGAATAATTGAAAAGGTAAAAGAATTGCTGGTATATACCGAGCAAACTATCACGCAAATTGCAAAATCGTTAGGTTATAAAAAAGCTTCGGAGCTTACCGAGCAATTAAAGACCTATACAGGATTAACGTCTGCCCATTTCAAACAGATAAGAAAAAACAAGCTGGCAATTATCAGAAGACAGCAAGAAAAGTAA
- a CDS encoding four-helix bundle copper-binding protein translates to MIQTKFQSCIEACLDCVAICNQCAIACLNEKEVAHLKKCIQLNLECVAICQAAANILSLDGKFSKDICKLCMEICNACAEECEKHVAMGMEHCRECAEACRKCAQACEEMMAA, encoded by the coding sequence ATGATACAGACAAAATTCCAATCGTGTATAGAAGCCTGCCTTGACTGTGTGGCGATCTGTAACCAGTGTGCTATTGCTTGCTTAAATGAGAAAGAAGTAGCTCATCTAAAAAAATGTATTCAACTCAATTTAGAATGTGTTGCAATTTGTCAGGCAGCAGCCAATATTCTAAGTCTTGACGGTAAATTTAGTAAAGACATTTGCAAACTTTGTATGGAAATTTGCAACGCTTGTGCTGAAGAATGTGAAAAACATGTTGCTATGGGAATGGAGCATTGTAGAGAATGTGCCGAAGCTTGTAGAAAATGTGCTCAAGCTTGTGAAGAAATGATGGCAGCATAA
- a CDS encoding iron-sulfur cluster-binding domain-containing protein, which translates to MKKFTWRTHKTVKETQDTLTIYFETDQQQFSYLPGQYLNIRCNIDGEMVIRSYSFSSKPSDPNPAITVKRVTGGKMSNYIFENADQIEIWEIEAPFGNFVLEDTIAGQSKIVLLAGGSGIAPLFSMLNSIDSSRQIPLLIYSNKTPSETIFYNELETLEINESLEICYSFTSPEFISTKINHIAGRFSLLVLRSIIKRLVPEINDAHYYICGPTGLMDLYKNALTGLNIPEENIHLEYFDPVPVDVGDLETDGVVKDVIVNYYEDYYENDEKQTYECTSLIEVQPKQSLLDAMKEHHIKVASSCKNGTCGACWAVKTDGEVRMLHNGALTEQDIAEGIILLCQSYPTNADVCVTVS; encoded by the coding sequence ATGAAGAAATTTACATGGCGAACCCATAAAACTGTGAAGGAAACACAGGATACTCTGACCATATACTTTGAAACCGATCAACAACAATTTTCCTACTTGCCTGGTCAGTATCTAAACATCAGATGCAACATAGATGGAGAGATGGTAATTCGCTCGTATTCATTTAGTTCCAAACCCTCAGATCCTAATCCAGCTATTACTGTAAAAAGAGTAACTGGAGGAAAAATGAGTAACTATATTTTTGAAAATGCAGACCAAATAGAAATATGGGAAATTGAAGCACCGTTTGGGAATTTTGTTTTGGAAGATACAATAGCTGGACAATCCAAAATAGTTCTTTTGGCCGGTGGTAGCGGTATCGCACCTTTATTCTCTATGCTCAATAGTATTGATAGTAGTCGTCAAATTCCCTTACTGATATACAGTAATAAAACGCCAAGTGAAACTATTTTTTATAATGAACTGGAAACTTTAGAGATAAATGAAAGTCTCGAAATATGCTATTCCTTTACTTCCCCCGAATTTATCTCTACTAAAATCAATCATATTGCAGGACGATTCTCTCTATTGGTACTTCGTTCCATAATCAAACGACTTGTTCCTGAAATAAACGATGCCCATTACTACATTTGTGGACCTACCGGCTTAATGGATTTATATAAAAATGCCTTAACAGGATTGAATATTCCAGAAGAAAATATTCATTTGGAATATTTCGACCCAGTTCCAGTTGATGTGGGAGATTTGGAAACTGACGGTGTTGTAAAAGATGTGATTGTAAATTACTATGAGGACTACTACGAGAATGATGAAAAGCAGACCTATGAATGCACATCACTCATTGAGGTGCAGCCGAAGCAATCTCTTTTGGATGCAATGAAAGAGCATCATATCAAAGTAGCGAGTTCCTGCAAAAACGGAACCTGTGGGGCTTGTTGGGCAGTAAAAACAGATGGCGAAGTACGGATGCTCCATAATGGGGCTCTGACAGAACAGGATATTGCCGAGGGAATAATTTTATTGTGCCAAAGCTATCCGACAAATGCGGATGTATGTGTAACTGTATCGTGA
- a CDS encoding NADH:flavin oxidoreductase gives MNAINPDKVFSPAKLGPITLPNRVIKAATSEGRSPDGKVTQSLIDFHEGFIKGGVGMTTIAYCAISAEGFAAPGEILMVRENISGLKQFTQAMHKAGGKASAQLGHAGPVATKQITGVQPIAPSRFRSPSSFQVCREIGREEMKTIIRQFADAAEVAADANFDAIELHFGHLYLVSSFFSPWINKRKDEYGGSIENRTRFAKEILLAVKERVKDRLAIIVKMSMDDGIKNSIWLDESTQTARILDETGAVDAFELTMGSSVKNQMYLFRGETDLEGMSKTQKGIFRLGVKWFGKLVLGEYPYEHLYMLKSARQFQTVVKKAQLILLGGINDYVHLQTAMQEGFDFVAMGRALLREPDIINKLKDNPLGRGRCIQCNKCMSTVFQTTNCVFIPEYATSSKLPV, from the coding sequence ATGAATGCAATTAATCCTGATAAAGTATTTTCACCCGCAAAATTAGGACCCATTACTCTTCCGAATCGGGTTATAAAAGCGGCAACCAGTGAAGGCAGAAGCCCTGACGGAAAAGTTACACAATCATTAATAGACTTTCATGAGGGCTTTATAAAAGGAGGGGTTGGTATGACAACTATTGCCTACTGCGCTATTTCCGCAGAAGGTTTTGCAGCACCGGGAGAAATTTTGATGGTTCGTGAAAATATTTCAGGCCTCAAACAATTTACACAGGCGATGCATAAGGCTGGCGGAAAAGCCTCCGCACAGTTAGGGCATGCCGGTCCCGTAGCCACCAAACAAATCACAGGTGTACAACCAATTGCTCCGTCAAGGTTTAGAAGTCCTTCTAGTTTTCAGGTTTGTCGTGAAATCGGCCGAGAGGAAATGAAAACCATTATCAGGCAATTTGCGGATGCCGCAGAAGTTGCTGCCGATGCCAATTTTGATGCGATCGAACTTCATTTTGGGCATTTGTATCTGGTATCTTCTTTTTTCAGTCCTTGGATCAACAAAAGAAAAGATGAATATGGCGGTTCTATTGAAAATCGTACACGTTTTGCAAAAGAAATCCTTCTTGCCGTAAAAGAAAGGGTGAAAGACCGTTTGGCAATTATTGTTAAAATGTCTATGGATGATGGTATTAAAAACTCAATCTGGTTAGATGAGTCCACACAAACAGCAAGAATTCTGGACGAAACAGGCGCTGTTGATGCGTTTGAGTTAACGATGGGATCTTCGGTAAAAAATCAAATGTATCTGTTCAGAGGTGAAACTGATTTAGAGGGCATGTCAAAAACACAGAAAGGAATTTTCAGATTGGGGGTAAAATGGTTTGGAAAATTAGTGTTAGGTGAATACCCGTACGAACATCTTTATATGCTTAAATCGGCTCGGCAATTCCAGACAGTAGTGAAAAAAGCTCAACTGATTTTGTTGGGAGGAATTAATGATTATGTGCATTTGCAAACGGCTATGCAGGAAGGTTTTGACTTTGTTGCGATGGGAAGGGCATTACTTCGCGAGCCCGATATCATCAATAAATTAAAAGATAATCCGTTGGGAAGAGGAAGATGTATTCAATGCAATAAATGTATGTCTACTGTTTTTCAGACAACCAACTGTGTTTTTATACCCGAATACGCTACTTCGTCTAAACTACCTGTATAA
- a CDS encoding plastocyanin/azurin family copper-binding protein: MSVIIFTACNNNKKTEQSVQENNQPVLEQTTVPTEQANEVELTISGGDDMKFDKTELKVKEGQTVKLILKHTGKAPIEAMGHNVVILAQGTDFNAFANAAINAKDNDYIPKEMEKAVITKTDMIGGGQTTEITFNAPAKGSYDFLCSFPGHYIYMKGKFIVE, translated from the coding sequence TTGTCAGTAATCATATTTACTGCTTGTAACAATAATAAGAAAACAGAACAAAGTGTACAAGAAAACAATCAGCCTGTATTAGAACAAACAACTGTCCCGACGGAACAAGCAAACGAAGTTGAGTTGACCATCAGTGGCGGTGATGATATGAAATTTGATAAAACCGAACTTAAAGTAAAAGAAGGACAAACTGTAAAGTTGATTCTTAAGCATACCGGAAAAGCACCAATTGAAGCAATGGGACATAATGTTGTTATTCTTGCACAAGGTACAGACTTCAATGCTTTCGCTAATGCAGCAATCAATGCTAAAGATAATGACTATATTCCAAAAGAAATGGAAAAAGCCGTTATTACCAAAACAGATATGATTGGTGGCGGACAAACTACCGAAATTACTTTTAATGCTCCTGCAAAAGGTTCTTATGATTTTTTATGTTCTTTCCCAGGCCACTACATCTATATGAAGGGTAAGTTCATTGTAGAATAA
- a CDS encoding heavy-metal-associated domain-containing protein, whose amino-acid sequence MKNLELSIPDMQSAHCQSRVNGAIKDINGVTIEKLEAGKLAVSIENDSVKQELVQAIEKAGYKVDGGDSEKTSSCSCCV is encoded by the coding sequence ATGAAAAATTTGGAATTAAGCATACCAGACATGCAAAGTGCTCACTGCCAATCAAGAGTAAATGGAGCAATCAAAGATATTAATGGCGTTACTATTGAAAAATTAGAAGCAGGGAAACTTGCTGTTTCAATAGAGAATGATAGTGTGAAACAAGAGTTGGTCCAGGCTATTGAGAAAGCTGGCTACAAAGTAGATGGCGGAGATAGCGAAAAAACGTCAAGCTGCTCTTGCTGCGTGTAA
- a CDS encoding helix-turn-helix domain-containing protein, with protein MTLLIKGMVCNRCMYVLEKELTILGFEVVDVKLGEAIIKDTVAFSQKLGAIEAMLKSNGFELMYNKNQKAINNIKELVDNGINMQLESGIPTKFTALISNKLNKNYDTLSALFSSEEGITLEKYIIHCKIEKVKELLMNTEMSLTEIANVLGYSSQAYLSNQLKKHTGFTSSYFKQLKDRDNQTLIL; from the coding sequence ATGACACTGTTAATAAAAGGAATGGTGTGCAATAGATGTATGTATGTTCTTGAAAAAGAGTTAACTATTTTGGGTTTTGAAGTAGTGGATGTAAAACTAGGAGAAGCGATAATAAAAGATACAGTAGCTTTTTCGCAAAAACTGGGAGCAATCGAAGCGATGCTGAAAAGTAATGGCTTTGAATTAATGTATAATAAAAACCAAAAAGCAATAAACAATATTAAAGAGTTGGTTGATAATGGTATTAATATGCAATTGGAAAGTGGAATACCTACAAAATTTACAGCTCTTATAAGTAATAAGTTAAACAAGAATTACGATACACTGAGTGCATTGTTTTCTTCAGAAGAAGGAATAACACTTGAAAAGTACATTATTCACTGTAAGATTGAAAAAGTAAAAGAACTTTTGATGAATACAGAAATGTCTTTGACCGAGATTGCTAATGTATTAGGTTATAGTAGTCAGGCATACCTTTCCAATCAATTGAAAAAGCATACAGGCTTTACATCAAGCTATTTTAAACAGCTAAAGGATAGGGATAATCAAACTTTGATTCTTTAA
- a CDS encoding MFS transporter, whose protein sequence is MKQNIQESALETGLSNHSKTKIKKSPSIVIALAFIVLVFDGYDLVVYGTIVKSILAYEAWGLTTAETGSINSLALVGMAIGSLTVGYLTDLIGRRKVLIGAVTFFSLFMIATALAPTPFLFGLFRFISGLGLGGVIPTAVATTVEFSRAGRKNFNNALMFSGYSMGGIFAALLAIGLVETIGFRGMLGIGALPLITVVPLLLYYLPESPVYLRSKGRIREADTIIAEYGLTPIEPTSPIKKEVRQVEKKRNPLLAIFTGRWALITIVFLLAAISGQILIYGLNTWLPTLLTIAGYSATSALTFLLVTNAGAVAGSLIASPLADKFGAKRVVSAAFAMAGIALFLMALGFSTGDGNGWSMSLTYLLVAVVGFGSIGAQILLNGFIATYYPDATRGTALGTILAVGRIGAAVAIILGGILIASELSNFANFAVWAIPAILGTIIVLSVPNSQK, encoded by the coding sequence ATGAAACAAAATATTCAAGAGAGTGCCCTTGAGACAGGTTTGTCCAATCACTCTAAAACTAAAATAAAAAAATCCCCATCCATTGTTATTGCATTAGCATTTATCGTCTTAGTATTTGATGGCTATGATTTAGTAGTATACGGAACAATAGTAAAATCTATTCTAGCTTATGAAGCATGGGGGTTAACTACCGCTGAAACAGGCTCTATAAATAGTCTGGCTCTTGTGGGAATGGCAATAGGGTCACTTACTGTTGGCTATCTTACAGATTTAATTGGACGTAGAAAAGTTTTAATTGGAGCAGTCACATTTTTTTCTCTCTTTATGATTGCGACGGCGTTGGCTCCTACACCGTTTCTGTTCGGGCTTTTTCGCTTTATTTCTGGTTTAGGTCTCGGTGGTGTAATCCCTACAGCAGTAGCTACAACAGTAGAGTTTTCAAGAGCAGGGCGTAAAAATTTCAATAACGCTTTAATGTTTTCCGGTTATTCTATGGGAGGTATTTTCGCCGCATTGTTGGCTATCGGTTTAGTAGAAACAATTGGTTTCCGTGGAATGTTAGGGATCGGTGCATTGCCATTAATTACCGTTGTACCACTATTACTCTATTATCTCCCTGAAAGTCCGGTATATTTAAGATCAAAAGGTCGCATTAGAGAAGCAGATACAATTATAGCAGAATATGGCTTAACACCCATAGAACCAACTTCGCCAATTAAAAAAGAAGTTCGGCAAGTCGAAAAAAAACGCAATCCTTTATTGGCAATCTTTACAGGTCGCTGGGCATTGATTACAATTGTGTTTTTGCTCGCAGCTATTTCTGGTCAGATTTTAATCTATGGACTTAATACGTGGTTGCCTACGTTATTAACTATTGCAGGTTATTCGGCTACTTCAGCATTAACGTTCTTGTTGGTCACGAATGCTGGAGCAGTAGCAGGTTCGCTAATTGCTTCCCCATTGGCAGACAAGTTCGGAGCAAAAAGAGTTGTTTCAGCGGCATTTGCGATGGCAGGCATTGCATTATTCCTAATGGCTCTTGGCTTTAGTACAGGCGACGGTAATGGATGGTCTATGAGCCTTACTTACTTGCTTGTAGCCGTAGTTGGTTTCGGCTCCATAGGTGCACAAATTTTGTTGAATGGCTTTATCGCTACCTATTATCCCGATGCCACTCGTGGTACAGCTTTAGGTACTATCCTTGCAGTAGGTCGTATAGGTGCAGCAGTTGCAATCATTCTTGGCGGTATTCTTATCGCATCAGAACTGTCCAACTTTGCTAATTTCGCAGTATGGGCAATTCCTGCAATTCTTGGTACTATTATCGTATTGAGCGTTCCAAATAGTCAAAAGTAA